The proteins below come from a single Chryseobacterium capnotolerans genomic window:
- the odhB gene encoding 2-oxoglutarate dehydrogenase complex dihydrolipoyllysine-residue succinyltransferase, with translation MSVLEMKVPSPGESITEVEIATWLVKDGDYVEKDQPIAEVDSDKATLELPAEQSGVITLKAEEGEVVQVGQVVCLIDMDAAKPAGGAPAAEAPKQEEVKAAEPAKQEAPKPAAPAAAPTTYATGAPSPAAKKILDEKGMDAAQVSGTGRDGRITKTDAELAAVPALGGSPLTATGSRSTTTTKLSVLRRKIAQRLVSVKNETAMLTTFNEVDMSEIFRLRKLYKEEFAQKHGVGLGFMSFFTKAVTRALEMYPDVNASIDGDFKVNYDFCDISIAVSGPKGLMVPVLRNAENMSFSAVEANIKDLATKVRDGKITVDEMTGGTFTITNGGTFGSMLSTPIINPPQSAILGMHNIIQRPVAVDGQVVIRPMMYVAMSYDHRIIDGKESVGFLVAVKEGIDNPVEVLMGGDERKGLGL, from the coding sequence ATGTCAGTTTTAGAAATGAAAGTTCCTTCACCGGGCGAATCAATCACAGAAGTTGAAATTGCAACTTGGCTTGTAAAAGATGGTGATTATGTAGAAAAAGATCAACCTATCGCTGAAGTAGATTCAGACAAAGCAACTCTTGAATTGCCAGCAGAACAAAGTGGTGTTATCACTTTAAAAGCAGAAGAAGGTGAGGTGGTACAAGTAGGTCAGGTAGTTTGTTTAATTGATATGGATGCTGCAAAACCAGCTGGTGGTGCACCTGCTGCTGAAGCTCCAAAACAGGAAGAAGTAAAAGCTGCTGAACCTGCTAAACAAGAAGCTCCGAAACCTGCTGCTCCAGCTGCTGCTCCAACAACTTATGCTACAGGAGCTCCATCTCCGGCTGCTAAGAAAATCCTTGACGAAAAAGGAATGGATGCTGCACAGGTTTCAGGAACAGGAAGAGACGGAAGAATCACTAAAACTGATGCTGAATTGGCAGCAGTTCCTGCATTAGGAGGAAGCCCTCTTACAGCTACAGGTTCTAGATCTACTACTACAACTAAACTTTCAGTTTTAAGAAGAAAAATCGCTCAGAGATTAGTTTCTGTGAAGAATGAAACAGCGATGTTAACAACTTTCAATGAAGTTGACATGTCTGAAATCTTCAGATTAAGAAAACTATATAAAGAAGAATTTGCTCAAAAACACGGAGTAGGACTTGGTTTCATGTCTTTCTTCACAAAAGCGGTTACAAGAGCATTAGAAATGTATCCTGATGTGAATGCATCAATTGATGGAGACTTCAAAGTAAACTATGATTTCTGCGATATTTCAATTGCGGTTTCAGGTCCTAAAGGATTAATGGTTCCTGTATTGAGAAATGCAGAAAACATGTCTTTCAGCGCTGTTGAAGCAAACATCAAAGATCTTGCTACAAAAGTAAGAGATGGTAAAATTACTGTTGATGAAATGACTGGTGGTACTTTCACGATTACAAACGGTGGTACTTTCGGATCTATGTTATCTACACCAATCATCAACCCGCCGCAATCTGCAATCTTAGGAATGCACAACATCATCCAGAGACCAGTAGCTGTTGACGGACAGGTAGTAATCAGACCAATGATGTATGTTGCAATGTCTTATGACCACAGAATTATTGATGGAAAAGAATCTGTAGGATTCCTGGTAGCAGTAAAAGAAGGTATCGACAATCCTGTTGAAGTATTAATGGGAGGTGACGAAAGAAAAGGCCTTGGATTATAG
- a CDS encoding polyketide cyclase — MDIDYYTPYEGQGSAISYVDKQNDTDGEMFIRYENLNKTLKYQLFEDENENPTLVDVKFKPVSAEKTRITWYVHTPKLSVWRRVENFWTEDRFAENISKSMANLKNSLGNKVEKDNQMAAIKYDSLMVENEEDQLLLGINVSTANKKDALYKNIVMNYNKVYNFVTMDLGKRDDEFGYPVLMTDADNYKDKEVSYFLGIPLSKKIGVSDNNFNFRSVNPSQNYVMYYKGSYEGRIKAIQQLIQKAKKDEMRFGDIRQTFIERPMEGQEVNVKLSLSVYK; from the coding sequence ATGGACATAGATTATTATACGCCGTATGAAGGACAGGGAAGTGCCATTAGCTATGTAGACAAACAAAATGATACTGATGGTGAAATGTTCATCCGTTATGAGAACCTTAATAAAACTTTAAAATATCAGCTTTTTGAGGATGAAAATGAAAATCCGACATTGGTTGACGTTAAATTTAAGCCTGTTTCTGCTGAAAAGACCAGAATAACGTGGTATGTACATACACCGAAACTATCTGTTTGGAGAAGAGTAGAAAACTTTTGGACAGAAGACCGCTTTGCTGAAAACATCAGCAAAAGTATGGCTAATCTTAAAAATTCACTGGGAAATAAGGTTGAAAAAGATAATCAGATGGCGGCGATTAAATATGACAGCCTGATGGTGGAAAATGAAGAAGATCAATTGTTGTTGGGAATCAATGTAAGCACCGCCAATAAAAAGGATGCGCTGTACAAAAATATCGTGATGAATTATAATAAAGTCTATAATTTTGTAACGATGGACCTTGGTAAAAGAGACGATGAATTCGGGTATCCGGTTCTGATGACTGATGCAGACAATTACAAAGATAAAGAAGTTTCCTACTTCCTCGGAATTCCACTTTCTAAGAAAATTGGAGTGTCCGACAATAACTTTAATTTTAGATCTGTAAACCCGTCTCAAAACTATGTAATGTACTACAAAGGGAGCTATGAAGGCCGAATTAAGGCTATTCAGCAGCTGATTCAGAAAGCCAAAAAAGACGAGATGCGCTTCGGAGATATCCGTCAGACCTTTATTGAACGTCCGATGGAAGGTCAGGAGGTGAACGTTAAGCTCTCATTATCAGTGTATAAATGA
- a CDS encoding T9SS type A sorting domain-containing protein — protein sequence MKKILLSLTAIAGTFIHAQTALHGADWHLKKIVKSNVTYTLPQNSEIASPVLTFSSGPNATTDMNAPICGANIWAKLYNIEITANSFNSWAMGVGNTNTCTLPENIAFYTQYYEYFSLSANNYNYQITYNGGTRDLVITNSYGDQAFYHSGLLGTKENQSKQSYKTVSIYPNPVKEGVIHLKNTERVEWIKVYNPEGKLILQSHSSDTEINVSNLLKGGYFMEVKSQSGISRHQLIKE from the coding sequence ATGAAAAAAATTTTACTATCTCTTACCGCAATCGCCGGTACTTTTATCCATGCCCAAACAGCACTTCATGGTGCAGACTGGCATTTAAAGAAAATCGTAAAAAGTAACGTTACCTATACTCTTCCTCAAAACAGTGAAATAGCTAGCCCTGTTTTAACATTTTCATCTGGACCTAACGCTACGACAGACATGAACGCTCCTATATGCGGAGCTAATATTTGGGCCAAGCTATATAATATTGAAATAACTGCCAATAGCTTTAATTCCTGGGCTATGGGAGTTGGAAATACAAATACCTGTACACTTCCTGAAAATATAGCTTTTTATACTCAGTATTATGAATATTTTAGCTTAAGCGCTAATAATTATAACTATCAGATTACTTATAACGGTGGAACGAGAGATCTTGTTATCACCAACAGCTATGGAGATCAGGCTTTTTATCACTCAGGACTTTTGGGAACCAAGGAGAACCAGTCTAAACAATCCTACAAAACAGTAAGCATTTACCCTAATCCTGTAAAGGAAGGTGTTATTCATCTTAAAAATACTGAACGTGTGGAATGGATAAAAGTCTATAATCCGGAAGGAAAATTAATCCTTCAAAGTCATTCTTCCGATACTGAAATTAATGTCTCTAACCTGCTGAAAGGGGGCTACTTTATGGAAGTAAAATCTCAAAGTGGTATTAGCAGACATCAATTGATTAAAGAATAA
- the apaG gene encoding Co2+/Mg2+ efflux protein ApaG: MMFSKMTSNIKVSVIPEYDSKNSYPSENRYVFKYNITIENDGSFPIKVLKRKWLIFDVGFGYTEIIGDGVIGLTPEIGTGENFAYFSNVMLRSGVGNMSGKYLIKNLETQETLEIDIPKFNLLSEVLSN; the protein is encoded by the coding sequence ATGATGTTTTCAAAAATGACTTCCAATATCAAAGTTTCAGTAATACCTGAATATGATAGTAAAAACAGTTATCCTTCCGAAAACCGTTATGTTTTCAAGTACAATATCACCATAGAAAATGACGGAAGCTTTCCTATAAAAGTACTGAAAAGAAAATGGCTCATCTTTGATGTAGGATTCGGATATACAGAGATTATCGGTGACGGCGTCATCGGCCTGACTCCAGAAATAGGAACCGGCGAAAATTTCGCTTATTTTTCCAATGTAATGCTTCGTTCCGGAGTAGGCAATATGAGCGGAAAATACCTGATTAAAAACCTGGAAACACAGGAAACTTTAGAGATCGATATCCCGAAATTTAATCTGCTCTCGGAAGTTTTAAGTAATTAA
- a CDS encoding SRPBCC family protein: MRIFKYLTVLIILLGGAYAASMYYFVDESKNFTVEKEIDYPVDKVFAQFNNLQNFTRWNNFLPVHSLWT; this comes from the coding sequence ATGCGTATTTTTAAATATCTAACAGTTCTTATTATTCTTTTAGGAGGTGCTTATGCTGCTTCCATGTATTATTTTGTGGATGAAAGTAAGAATTTTACTGTGGAGAAAGAGATTGATTATCCGGTAGATAAAGTTTTTGCACAGTTTAATAATCTTCAGAATTTTACGCGATGGAATAACTTTTTACCAGTTCACAGTCTATGGACATAG
- a CDS encoding aldehyde dehydrogenase has product MEIEEILQSQRDFFKTQQTKSLAFRKMYIEKLRNLIISNENMLYEAIYKDFGKSKFDTFTTEISFILNDIDYYLKNLKSLAKPQKVSTNLVNQLGKSKIHSEPLGNILVIGAWNYPYQLSLSPIIAAMAAGNCCILKPSEIAENTMKAMSTIINKNFPPEYLYVYEGGIDETTALLKLKFDKIFFTGSTKVGKIIYKAAAEHLTPVVLELGGKSPAIVTKNANLEIAAKRIVWGKFLNAGQTCVAPDYLLVDESIQEQFLEMLRKYSREFKYSADSEQYTRIINQRNFQRLIHLIDQEKIYFGGNFDEENRYIEPTILHNIDWKDPIMEEEIFGPLLPVISFSNYNIALNAVLELEKPLAAYLFTNNAEEKENFTQRLSFGGGCINDVVMHLSNDNLPFGGVGNSGIGNYHGKFGFAAFSHQKAILEKATWGEPNIKYPPYSEKKLSWIKKLL; this is encoded by the coding sequence ATGGAAATCGAAGAAATTTTACAGAGTCAGAGAGACTTTTTCAAAACACAGCAAACCAAAAGCCTTGCCTTCAGAAAAATGTATATTGAAAAGCTCCGAAACCTTATCATCTCCAACGAAAACATGCTCTACGAAGCTATTTACAAAGATTTTGGCAAATCTAAATTTGATACCTTCACTACAGAGATCTCTTTTATTCTGAATGATATTGACTATTATCTGAAAAATCTAAAATCACTAGCAAAACCCCAAAAAGTAAGCACAAATCTGGTGAATCAGCTTGGAAAGAGTAAGATTCATTCCGAACCATTGGGTAATATTCTGGTGATTGGAGCATGGAATTACCCTTATCAATTATCCCTATCTCCTATTATTGCCGCTATGGCTGCCGGAAACTGCTGTATTCTGAAACCAAGTGAAATTGCAGAAAATACCATGAAAGCAATGTCAACCATCATCAATAAGAACTTTCCTCCTGAATATTTGTATGTATACGAAGGTGGAATTGATGAAACAACAGCGCTTCTGAAATTGAAATTTGATAAAATATTCTTTACAGGAAGTACCAAAGTTGGGAAAATCATCTATAAAGCAGCAGCCGAGCATTTAACACCCGTTGTTCTTGAATTGGGAGGAAAGTCTCCTGCCATTGTTACTAAAAATGCCAATCTTGAGATTGCTGCCAAAAGAATTGTGTGGGGAAAATTCCTGAACGCCGGGCAGACCTGTGTTGCTCCTGATTATTTATTGGTAGATGAAAGCATACAGGAACAGTTTCTGGAAATGTTGAGAAAATATAGTAGAGAATTCAAATACAGTGCGGATTCTGAACAATATACCCGGATCATCAATCAACGAAATTTTCAGCGCTTGATCCATCTTATTGATCAAGAAAAAATATACTTTGGTGGAAATTTTGATGAAGAAAATCGATATATAGAACCTACTATTCTTCACAATATAGACTGGAAAGATCCAATCATGGAAGAAGAAATCTTTGGACCTCTCTTACCTGTTATCAGCTTTAGCAACTACAATATAGCTCTGAATGCTGTATTGGAGCTGGAAAAACCTCTGGCAGCTTATCTTTTCACCAATAATGCTGAAGAAAAGGAAAACTTTACACAAAGATTATCTTTTGGAGGCGGGTGTATTAACGATGTTGTAATGCATTTGAGCAATGACAATCTGCCATTTGGAGGCGTAGGAAATTCAGGAATAGGAAATTATCATGGAAAATTCGGTTTTGCAGCCTTCTCTCACCAGAAAGCAATTCTGGAAAAAGCGACCTGGGGTGAACCTAATATTAAATACCCACCGTATTCTGAGAAAAAATTAAGCTGGATTAAAAAATTGCTCTGA
- a CDS encoding lysophospholipid acyltransferase family protein: MSFLIKILFFISKLPLRILYVFSDVMFFLNYYLVGYRKKVITQNLRNSFPEKSEDEIQKIRKKFYHNFSDYLVETIKSFSISETEARVRMQHINQDLFHEVKAEGKNIILLAGHVFNWEWINALAKIVPQKHCHPVYRKVNSNFWENQMKKVRNKFGNEALEANEVIRNIFKSPNNGDSIYMFVADQTPHFSHVTYGLEFLNQRTPAFIGYDKLATRMDLAFIYCEMKKVKRGYYQVNYYRIYPDNEKFTEHEVVRKFHKMLENTLHKHPDNYLWSHRKWKYQDSIKIFDTEKN; encoded by the coding sequence ATGAGCTTTTTAATCAAAATATTATTTTTCATCTCAAAACTTCCGCTTAGAATATTGTATGTTTTTTCGGACGTTATGTTCTTCCTAAATTACTATTTGGTAGGGTATAGGAAAAAAGTGATTACCCAAAATCTTAGAAATTCCTTTCCTGAAAAATCAGAGGATGAGATTCAGAAAATCCGAAAAAAATTCTATCACAACTTTTCCGATTACCTGGTAGAAACCATCAAATCATTCAGTATTTCTGAAACAGAAGCAAGAGTGCGGATGCAGCATATCAATCAGGATCTGTTTCACGAAGTGAAAGCAGAAGGTAAAAATATTATTTTACTTGCAGGGCATGTCTTTAATTGGGAATGGATTAATGCTTTAGCAAAAATTGTCCCCCAAAAGCACTGCCATCCGGTGTACAGAAAAGTAAACAGTAATTTTTGGGAAAACCAGATGAAAAAAGTTCGAAATAAGTTCGGAAATGAAGCCCTGGAAGCCAATGAAGTTATTAGAAACATATTTAAATCGCCTAATAATGGTGATTCTATCTATATGTTTGTGGCAGATCAAACTCCACATTTCTCTCATGTTACGTATGGTTTAGAGTTTTTGAATCAACGAACGCCTGCTTTCATCGGTTATGATAAATTAGCTACCCGAATGGATCTCGCTTTTATTTATTGTGAAATGAAAAAAGTGAAACGTGGTTACTATCAAGTGAATTACTACAGAATCTACCCGGATAATGAAAAATTTACAGAGCATGAGGTGGTAAGAAAATTTCACAAGATGCTTGAAAACACCTTACACAAGCATCCGGATAATTATCTTTGGTCTCACAGAAAGTGGAAGTATCAGGACTCTATTAAAATCTTTGATACTGAAAAAAATTAG
- a CDS encoding 2-oxoglutarate dehydrogenase E1 component, which translates to MDRFSFLNAAHSQLIEDLYQQYLKFPDSLEPSWKAFFQGFDFALENYGDDDNIQFIQAPANAAPAVQQISQAVSSGEVPEHIKKEFKVVNLIEAYRTRGHLFTKTNPVRERRHYTPTLDIENFGLSAADLNTKFNCAVETGMKEPATLADLIKHLENIYCDSIGVEYTYINNVEEKDFIKKWLQVNENHPSLSANEKTEILLKLNQAVAFENYLHTKFVGQKRFSLEGGETLIPALDQLISRSSQLGVDEVVLGMAHRGRLNVLTNIFGKSYKQIFSEFEGKEFEEDVFSGDVKYHLGSSKKIKTASGEEVCINLTPNPSHLETVAALVEGICRAKVDDKYKDYSKVLPIIIHGDGAIAGQGIAYEVAQMMTLEGYRTGGTVHIVVNNQVSFTTNYMDARSSTYCTDIAKVTESPVMHVNADDAEAVVHAIHFAADFRAKFGKDVYIDLLGYRKYGHNEGDEPRFTQPNLYKTISKHPNPREIYKDKLLKDSVTSNDVIAKMETEFKALLDKDFDASKEIEKNVMDVFMAEDWVNYPIGKRGAVQLPVDTKYDLAKLKELAIKMSTLPADKKFINKITRLFDNRVKAIEGNSLDWALGEWLAYATLLVEGHNVRISGEDVERGTFSHRHAVVKTEDTEEEYIPLKHVSESRFDVFNSHLSEYGVLGFDYGYAMASPNTLTIWEAQFGDFVNGAQIIVDQYLAAAEEKWKIQDGLVMLLPHGSEGQGAEHSSARLERFLTLCANENMVVANITSPANYFHLLRRQLKWAFRKPLVIMSPKSLLRHPKVVSPLEDFATGSFQPILDDPTADPKKVEKLVLCSGKLYFELLAKKEELNCENIALVRFEQLYPLQTDAIEAIFNKYENRKQLVWAQEEPENMGAWSYILRNFRDTGIQVVSPVPSGAPAPGSHKMFEKNQNAVINRVFDRDDAPAKRPVTA; encoded by the coding sequence ATGGACAGATTTTCATTCCTAAACGCAGCTCATTCTCAGTTAATTGAGGATTTATACCAACAGTACTTAAAATTCCCAGATTCTTTAGAACCATCATGGAAAGCTTTCTTTCAAGGCTTCGATTTTGCTTTGGAGAACTACGGAGATGACGATAACATTCAATTTATTCAGGCTCCGGCCAACGCTGCTCCAGCAGTACAACAAATTTCTCAGGCAGTATCAAGCGGAGAAGTTCCTGAACACATCAAGAAAGAATTTAAGGTCGTAAACCTTATTGAGGCTTATAGAACAAGAGGGCATTTGTTTACAAAAACAAACCCGGTTAGAGAAAGAAGACACTATACTCCTACTTTAGATATCGAGAACTTTGGTCTTTCTGCAGCAGACTTAAACACAAAATTCAACTGTGCCGTTGAAACAGGGATGAAAGAACCTGCTACTTTGGCAGATTTAATCAAGCACCTTGAAAATATCTACTGTGACTCTATCGGGGTAGAATATACATACATCAACAATGTTGAAGAAAAAGATTTCATCAAAAAATGGCTTCAGGTAAACGAAAACCATCCAAGCCTTTCTGCGAATGAAAAAACAGAAATTTTATTAAAATTAAATCAGGCAGTAGCCTTTGAAAATTATCTTCACACAAAATTTGTAGGTCAGAAAAGATTCTCACTGGAAGGTGGAGAAACATTAATCCCTGCTTTAGATCAGCTGATCTCAAGATCTTCTCAATTAGGAGTAGATGAAGTGGTATTAGGAATGGCACACAGAGGAAGACTCAATGTTTTAACCAACATTTTCGGTAAATCTTACAAGCAGATATTCTCAGAATTTGAAGGAAAAGAATTCGAAGAAGATGTGTTCTCAGGTGACGTTAAATATCACTTAGGATCATCTAAAAAGATCAAAACTGCTTCTGGAGAAGAAGTTTGTATCAACCTGACTCCAAACCCATCTCACCTTGAAACGGTAGCGGCTTTGGTAGAAGGAATCTGCCGTGCAAAAGTAGATGATAAGTACAAAGATTACTCTAAAGTATTACCAATCATCATTCATGGTGACGGTGCTATTGCAGGACAAGGTATTGCTTATGAAGTAGCTCAGATGATGACTTTAGAAGGTTATAGAACAGGAGGTACAGTTCATATCGTTGTCAATAACCAGGTTTCATTTACAACAAATTACATGGACGCTAGATCTTCAACATACTGTACAGACATTGCAAAAGTTACAGAATCTCCTGTAATGCACGTAAATGCTGACGATGCTGAAGCTGTGGTTCACGCGATCCATTTTGCTGCTGATTTCAGAGCGAAATTCGGAAAAGATGTTTATATCGACCTTTTAGGATATAGAAAATATGGGCATAATGAAGGTGATGAGCCAAGATTTACCCAGCCTAACTTATATAAAACAATTTCAAAACACCCGAATCCAAGAGAAATTTATAAAGATAAATTACTTAAAGACAGTGTTACTTCTAACGATGTAATTGCTAAAATGGAAACGGAATTCAAAGCTCTTCTAGATAAAGACTTTGATGCTTCTAAAGAAATTGAGAAAAACGTAATGGACGTGTTCATGGCTGAAGATTGGGTAAACTATCCAATCGGAAAAAGAGGAGCAGTTCAGTTACCGGTTGATACAAAATATGACTTAGCTAAGTTGAAAGAATTGGCGATTAAAATGTCAACACTTCCAGCGGATAAGAAATTTATCAATAAAATTACAAGACTTTTCGATAACCGTGTTAAAGCGATTGAAGGAAACTCATTAGATTGGGCACTAGGAGAGTGGTTAGCATATGCTACACTTCTTGTAGAAGGTCACAATGTGAGAATTTCCGGGGAAGATGTAGAAAGAGGTACATTCTCTCACAGACACGCTGTCGTAAAAACAGAAGATACCGAAGAAGAATATATCCCATTAAAACACGTTTCAGAAAGCAGATTTGATGTATTCAACTCTCACCTTTCAGAATATGGTGTTCTAGGTTTCGACTACGGATATGCAATGGCTTCTCCAAATACATTAACGATCTGGGAAGCTCAGTTTGGAGATTTCGTGAACGGTGCACAGATTATTGTTGACCAGTACTTAGCTGCTGCAGAAGAAAAATGGAAAATCCAGGACGGATTGGTGATGTTATTGCCACACGGTTCAGAAGGACAAGGTGCAGAACACTCTTCAGCAAGATTAGAGAGATTCTTAACACTTTGTGCTAACGAAAACATGGTAGTAGCAAACATTACTTCACCAGCCAACTACTTCCACTTATTAAGAAGACAGTTGAAATGGGCATTCAGAAAACCATTGGTAATAATGAGCCCTAAATCTTTATTGAGACATCCTAAAGTGGTTTCTCCGCTTGAAGATTTCGCAACAGGTTCATTCCAGCCAATTTTAGATGATCCAACTGCAGATCCTAAAAAAGTAGAAAAATTAGTTCTTTGTTCAGGTAAACTATACTTCGAATTATTAGCGAAGAAAGAAGAATTGAATTGTGAAAATATTGCATTAGTAAGATTCGAGCAGTTATATCCGCTTCAGACTGATGCTATTGAAGCAATCTTCAACAAATACGAAAACAGAAAACAATTAGTGTGGGCTCAGGAAGAACCTGAAAACATGGGGGCTTGGTCTTATATCCTGAGAAACTTCAGAGATACAGGAATCCAGGTAGTATCTCCGGTACCAAGCGGTGCTCCTGCTCCAGGTAGCCACAAAATGTTTGAGAAAAACCAAAATGCAGTAATCAATAGAGTGTTCGACAGAGACGATGCTCCTGCAAAAAGACCTGTTACAGCTTAA
- a CDS encoding glycosyltransferase family 2 protein: MQNKLAVAILNWNGKNWLEKFLPSVVQFSQDADIYVIDNLSTDDSITFLNTHFPSVKIIRNDKNYGFAGGYNEGLKKINNEYYCLLNSDVEVTENWIEPVLSLFQKNSTISAIQPKILSYHNKKSFEFAGAGGGLIDNLSYPYCRGRVFDDLEEDKGQYNDETEIFWASGCCFFIRSKDFWEQKGFDERFFAHQEEIDLCWRLINSGKKIFYTGKSTVYHVGGGTLNKQSAQKTYLNIRNNLSMMLKNLPFPKLIWLIFFRLCLDGVAGIYFGLKYGFPHLWAVLRAHFGFYTQLPGTWKLRQNHQKDQFYQSKWLIFKHFLGGNKK, translated from the coding sequence ATGCAGAACAAACTGGCGGTTGCCATCTTAAACTGGAATGGGAAAAACTGGCTGGAAAAATTTCTTCCGAGTGTAGTTCAGTTTTCTCAAGATGCAGATATTTATGTTATTGATAATCTTTCTACAGATGATTCTATAACATTTTTAAATACCCATTTTCCTTCTGTAAAAATCATTAGAAATGATAAAAACTATGGGTTTGCAGGAGGCTATAATGAAGGATTGAAGAAGATTAACAATGAATATTACTGTCTTCTTAATTCGGATGTAGAAGTTACAGAAAACTGGATAGAACCAGTATTGAGTTTATTTCAAAAGAATTCAACAATTTCAGCTATTCAACCTAAAATATTATCTTATCATAATAAAAAATCCTTTGAATTTGCAGGTGCTGGAGGTGGTTTAATAGACAATTTAAGCTATCCTTACTGCAGAGGACGTGTATTTGATGATCTAGAGGAAGACAAAGGACAATATAATGATGAAACAGAAATTTTCTGGGCATCAGGATGCTGCTTTTTTATCCGTTCCAAAGATTTTTGGGAACAGAAAGGTTTTGATGAACGTTTTTTTGCCCATCAGGAAGAAATTGATCTTTGCTGGAGACTCATTAATTCAGGAAAGAAGATCTTTTATACGGGAAAATCTACAGTATACCATGTAGGCGGTGGAACTCTGAACAAGCAGAGTGCTCAGAAAACGTATCTAAATATTAGGAATAATCTGTCTATGATGCTTAAGAACCTTCCATTTCCTAAACTGATCTGGCTGATCTTTTTCAGGCTTTGTCTGGATGGAGTCGCTGGAATTTATTTTGGATTAAAGTATGGATTTCCACACCTTTGGGCTGTTTTAAGGGCCCATTTTGGTTTCTACACACAACTTCCCGGAACCTGGAAACTTCGTCAGAACCATCAGAAAGATCAATTCTATCAGTCAAAATGGCTAATCTTTAAACATTTTTTAGGTGGAAACAAGAAATAA
- a CDS encoding thioredoxin family protein, whose translation MKKLTILAFLGLGVLSFSQNTNLPKEERVRDNALLVKTDHAELDAKKKAAEEKAKLPKPYNPKADAQADINKLVAQAKKEGKNIMIQAGGNWCIWCLRFNNFVQQTPELKELVDKNYLYYHLNYSPDNKNEKVFVQYDNPGEKFGYPVFIVLDKNGKMIKVQQSDVLEEGKGYSKDKVKEFFNAWKPKA comes from the coding sequence ATGAAAAAATTAACAATTTTAGCTTTTCTGGGATTAGGTGTATTAAGCTTTTCACAGAATACCAATCTACCAAAAGAAGAAAGAGTACGAGATAATGCGCTTTTGGTAAAAACTGATCATGCAGAATTGGATGCGAAGAAGAAAGCTGCAGAAGAAAAGGCAAAACTTCCGAAACCATATAATCCAAAAGCTGATGCTCAGGCAGATATTAATAAATTAGTAGCGCAGGCTAAAAAAGAAGGGAAAAATATTATGATCCAGGCTGGTGGAAACTGGTGTATCTGGTGTCTTCGATTTAATAACTTCGTACAGCAAACTCCTGAATTGAAAGAATTAGTAGATAAAAACTATTTATATTATCACCTGAATTATTCTCCGGATAATAAAAATGAAAAAGTTTTTGTTCAGTATGATAATCCAGGTGAAAAGTTTGGATATCCTGTGTTTATCGTTTTGGATAAGAATGGTAAAATGATTAAAGTTCAGCAGAGTGATGTACTTGAAGAAGGAAAAGGGTACAGTAAAGACAAGGTAAAAGAATTTTTCAACGCTTGGAAACCTAAAGCATAA
- a CDS encoding 3'-5' exonuclease — protein MDFCAIDFETATHEKSSACEMGICVVQDSKIVETKTWLIKPPSFPYFSKFNIAVHGIQPEDVQDAPTFDEIWYEAEELMYGSLMIAHNAGFDASVLRGCFEHYGIFPPKMNYLCSIQLAKKSWNYLPKYGLKPLAEYHQIQFNHHRAGADAEVCAKISLLAFEKLFITRNEEINESVLKNYIKKL, from the coding sequence ATGGATTTCTGTGCAATAGATTTTGAAACAGCCACTCATGAGAAAAGCTCTGCTTGTGAGATGGGAATCTGTGTGGTACAGGACTCCAAGATTGTTGAGACGAAAACATGGTTAATAAAACCTCCCAGTTTCCCCTATTTTAGTAAATTCAATATTGCAGTACACGGCATACAGCCGGAAGATGTACAGGATGCTCCTACCTTTGATGAGATTTGGTATGAGGCAGAAGAATTAATGTATGGATCACTGATGATTGCCCATAATGCAGGGTTTGATGCTTCAGTTTTAAGAGGCTGTTTTGAACATTATGGAATATTCCCTCCTAAAATGAATTACTTGTGCAGCATACAGCTTGCCAAAAAATCATGGAACTATCTTCCAAAATATGGTCTGAAACCTTTGGCAGAATACCATCAGATTCAATTCAACCACCACAGAGCGGGTGCTGATGCAGAGGTTTGTGCAAAAATATCCCTGTTGGCATTTGAAAAGCTTTTTATTACAAGAAATGAGGAAATAAATGAATCTGTTTTAAAGAACTATATTAAAAAACTGTAA